DNA from Solanum stenotomum isolate F172 chromosome 3, ASM1918654v1, whole genome shotgun sequence:
CCAACCCGTACCCAGAACGACAAGTAACGCAATATTTCTCCGCGAATGCGGAGGAGATAGTGATGGCAGACCCAAAATAGTAGCTTTGCACAACTTAGCTCGAACCTTCTTTTGACGATTTTTTTGGCTTAATACTTCCTAATCCATTGCTTTAAGTGTCCTCAAGAACTTTTGACATGTTGGCTTCATTTGTAGGTGTTTTGAACTATAAATGGCTCAAGAAATGGCACCTGAAATTGAggaagattattttttatgagaGCAGGTTCCTACCGGTAAAATGTGCTAAAAATATGATAAGTACTTGGCCCGAAGTGAGgacacaattttattttcaattgggAATGCCTCCCTTATTGTCATTTTGTTGATTGTTTCTGCATACTGTGATTGTGCCCTTGTTGGGcatacttttctttctttgttatgGATTGGTATGCCCTTGTCGAACTTTCATATCGTGGATGCTTCTGTTGATATTGTGTTAGATTGgtctattttagtttttgattgGTAGTTTGTAGCTTCcttgttttttgtttgttaataaGATTTGGATTGACGATGCCTGATGATGGATAGAGAGGGACAACTTTCTTAAGGGTAAATCATCAATTGCTTGTGAGTGTTTGATTGGCGTTGATTGTGGCGAAGTCTAAGTAGTCGTCCCCGAATAGATGCATGAGGTTGCCTGATGATGAATTGGTTGACAACTCTTAAGGGCAAAATCGTCGTCTTTTTGGGAAGGTTTTTACTAGGTTGGTACTAAGAGCATAGTCATGCATGTGAATAGTGTTGAGCGTACCTCTCCATTTTTAAAAGGTTGAGCATGTTGTGAATGATTTTGTGACAACTTTTACAACTCTTTTTATGACTTTTGATTTGTTAGCGGTTAAAATGTTCAATGCTACTTGTATTTTGAAAAGGAAGTAAGATTTTGAACCATCTTGATTGATTTGCAGGACATGTGTGGCGAGTTGTTGAATAATGCCTTGTGTTTGCTTTTGtcatctagaacttgcccggttggTCTTGATTGAGTTTTGTTGGAAAAATGATCATAGGCTttttttgatgttcttgaagtCCACCTGTCCTCAAAATCCCACCTTTGCATTAAATATATCCTTAGTTGTCCCTTTTGAGCCTAATTCTTTTTATTGACAACCACATTTCAAGCCTTATCCTTTTTGAAAAAGTAACCCTCGTTTGAACCCTTCCCTCCTTGAACTTGAGGTGGTGAAAGTGgaggctaaaagcctaagttgggggtgttatGGGAAATTCATTGAAGGGATGCTTACCACATGTGGGcttgatataaaaaataagaaaaaaaaaagagagaaattgaaGGATGGATGGGAAGGGGTGATTTTGAAAATTCCTAATTGAATCAAGTGAGCATGTGAAAGAGGTAATGAGTTGAGTCatttcttgagtttgagttgttGTCACTTAAATGATTCTTCGtttttgaaaatgtttcatGAGAATGAGAGGATTTCTTTTGTGAAATGTTTGCATGTGGACTATTTATTAGTACCAACCGAAGCCATTACCTTTGTGCTTAATTGAGAAAGGGAAATTGATTTGTGGTGTGCCTTGAAATAAGAGCTTGTTGtgtttttgattttctttactCGAGGACAAACAAAGTTTCTAAGTTGGAGGGGTTGATGAGGGGTGGATTTCCACTCATTTGAGGCtctttttgtagttattttggCTTGCTTTAGTTTAGAATTGGTGCTTTTAGTGTGGTTTTTTTCAGATTTGCATGAAAATGAAATGGATAGTTGATTTAGGATATTTGAAGAAAGCAATAGAACTTTAGGCAAAAAGAGGTCAAGAGATGAAAATGCAATTTCTAGCAAGAAAAGTACCCTTTATCGAACAGGCTTGAATAAACTAAGTGAACTGTATCTGCCTGTTTGAATGTCTTCATTTAGGGGAAGAAGTTTGCTAAACATGAACTCAAATCATGCATTGAGGAGTTTGAAGAAAAGTTGAATAAATTCGACATTGAGAGGAAGGAACAAGAACTTTCTACCAGAAAAATCTCAAAGCCATCAACAAAAAGTGGAGAACTTGGAGAGCATCACGGTGActggaaaaagaagaagaggaaatcGATGAATCTGAAATTACTTAAGGTTGTTTTCTCTAAGTCTATTGCATGTTCATTCTTTTATCActctttcatattttatttacaaggttctcattttgaaaaaaaatatggcaGAGGGAACTAGAGCTTCATGCttgtttctttaatttataCGGGTCATTTATGCTTTTATTTAGCcaaagaatttaaaaacaatGTAGAGGAGGTAG
Protein-coding regions in this window:
- the LOC125858940 gene encoding condensin-1 complex subunit CAP-D2-like, which encodes MQFLARKGKKFAKHELKSCIEEFEEKLNKFDIERKEQELSTRKISKPSTKSGELGEHHGDWKKKKRKSMNLKLLKIKLLAINNSHANMQLTTNSSLTSF